One Streptomyces sp. NBC_01217 genomic region harbors:
- a CDS encoding methyltransferase, which produces MTTTAQTSLPPTARQPLDMDGLAWILFGHAAFQYLNAAVETELLDELVKTPGVTKEELAERLSLQERAIDILLLGTTAMGLTVKENDRYRLADVLKELTATEDWQRFKDTVGFEQYVVYEGQLDFTESLRTNTNVGLRRVRGTGRDLYHRLSENPHMEAVFYRYMRSWSELANRHLVDALDLGDARALLDCGGGDAVNSIALAAANSHLRATVFEIPESSVITQKKIAEAGLAERVDVIAGDMFADPFPGGHDVILFAHQLVIWTLEENTRLLAKAYEALPEGGKLVIFNSMSNDEGDGPVVAALDSVYFAAIPAEGGMIYSWKQHEECLQKAGFGEFERIDVPGWTPHGIIIATK; this is translated from the coding sequence ATGACGACCACCGCGCAGACGAGCCTCCCGCCGACCGCCCGGCAGCCGCTGGACATGGACGGTCTGGCGTGGATCCTCTTCGGCCACGCCGCGTTCCAGTACCTCAACGCCGCCGTGGAGACCGAACTCCTCGACGAGCTCGTCAAAACTCCCGGCGTCACCAAGGAGGAACTCGCCGAGCGGCTCTCGCTCCAGGAACGGGCCATCGACATCCTGCTCCTCGGCACCACCGCCATGGGCCTCACGGTCAAGGAGAACGACCGTTACCGGCTGGCCGACGTACTGAAGGAGCTGACCGCCACCGAGGACTGGCAGCGCTTCAAGGACACGGTCGGTTTCGAGCAGTACGTCGTCTACGAGGGCCAGCTGGACTTCACCGAGTCCCTGCGGACCAACACCAACGTCGGCCTGCGCCGGGTGCGCGGCACCGGCCGGGACCTCTACCACCGGCTGAGCGAGAACCCGCACATGGAGGCCGTGTTCTACCGCTACATGCGCTCGTGGTCGGAGCTGGCCAACCGCCACCTCGTCGACGCGCTGGACCTCGGTGACGCGCGGGCGCTGCTGGACTGCGGCGGCGGTGACGCGGTGAACTCGATCGCCCTGGCCGCGGCCAACAGCCACCTGCGGGCCACCGTGTTCGAGATCCCCGAGTCCTCGGTCATCACCCAGAAGAAGATCGCCGAAGCGGGCCTGGCGGAGCGGGTCGACGTCATCGCGGGCGACATGTTCGCCGATCCGTTCCCGGGCGGACACGATGTGATCCTCTTCGCCCACCAGCTGGTGATCTGGACCCTGGAGGAGAACACCCGCCTGCTGGCGAAGGCGTACGAGGCGCTGCCCGAAGGCGGCAAGCTCGTCATCTTCAACTCGATGTCCAACGACGAGGGCGACGGCCCGGTCGTGGCGGCGCTGGACAGCGTGTACTTCGCCGCGATACCGGCCGAGGGCGGAATGATCTACTCCTGGAAGCAGCACGAGGAGTGCCTGCAGAAGGCCGGCTTCGGCGAGTTCGAGCGGATCGACGTTCCGGGCTGGACGCCGCACGGCATCATCATCGCCACCAAGTAG
- a CDS encoding MbtH family protein, protein MTNPFEDETRQYLVLVNDEEQYSLWPREVTVPGGWAVGHGPGSRAECLQYVERTWTDMRPASLRRRSQQ, encoded by the coding sequence ATGACGAATCCGTTCGAGGACGAGACACGGCAGTACCTGGTACTCGTCAACGACGAGGAGCAGTACTCGTTGTGGCCGCGCGAGGTCACCGTGCCCGGAGGCTGGGCCGTCGGGCACGGGCCGGGCAGCCGGGCCGAGTGCCTTCAGTACGTCGAGCGCACCTGGACCGACATGCGGCCGGCGAGCCTGCGGCGGCGTTCGCAGCAGTAG